The DNA sequence GCTCTTAACCCCTCTGTTTTCCTTGAAAAATTCCCAAGATCCACCATAGACATTTTTATCGAAGTACTGCAAGCTGAAGGAGGTACCAGATGCGCTGGTATTACAGCAGCATCAGTAGCTTTGGCTGATGCTGGCATACCCATGAAAGACATGGTAGCAGCGTGTGCCGCTGGTAAATCTGACGGACAAGTCATAATGGACCTTTCAGAATGGGAAGATAAAGAAGGAGAAGCTGACCTTCCAATAGCCTTGATGCCTAGAACAGGAGATATAACATTACTACAGATGGATGGACACCTCACATCAGACGAATTCCAAGAAGCACTTGATCTAGCTATAAAAGGATGTCAGATCATCAGTGAAGAACAGAAAAATGCCATCAAGAATAGGTACGGTGATTAAAATGGTGCAGAGTATAGTTCCACAGATAATAAAAGAAAGTGTGGTTAATCTTATACAAAAAGGAGAAAGAGCAGATGGAAGAGGATTGGACCAGTACCGTGAAATAAGTCTGGAAACTGGTATAATAAAAAAAGCAGAAGGCTCGGCACGTGTAAAAATTGGCAATACTCAAATTGTAGTGGGAGCTAAACCACAGATTGGAGAACCCTTCCCAGACACTCCCAACGTCGGTGTTTTGATAACCAACTCTGAACTTCTTCCAATGGCTGCACCAAACTTTGAAGCAGGACCTCCTAATGAAACTTCAGTAGAATTAGCACGTGTCACGGACCGTTGTATAAGGGAAGGAGAAGTACTAGACTTGGAAAAATTGGTAATCATCCCCGGAAAGAAGGCATGGATGATCTTCCTAGACCTCCATATAGTGGACTATGACGGCAACCTTATAGATGCTGCAGTCCTGGGTAGTTTAGCCGCCCTATTAAATACTAAAATCCCAAGTACCACTATTGAAGGAGATGAAGTCGTAATCGATTATGAAAAGATGGTTCCAATTCCAATTAAAGAACAGCCACTCATGTGCACGTTGGCCAAGATCGGTGGAGAATTGGTAGCTGATCCCTCACTGGAAGAAGACGATGTTCTGGATGCGCGAATATCCGTAGGTTTAAGGGCAGATGGCAGCATATGTGCCATGCAAAAAGGAGGATCAGCGCCTTTAACACGTGAAGAAATATTAAAGTCCATTGAAATTGCTCAGGAAAAAACCAAAGAACTGAGAAAGTCAATTCCTAAGGCATAAGGTAAGTGAGTGTTTTTTATAAAGAAACACAACTGGTATTAGAGCGTATAATCATTCTAATTCCACCTGAACCTCGTAGAACAAGTTAACAAAATTAATAAGGTGATAATTATGGCAAGAACAAACAAAGTAGGTGTTACCGGGAGATTTGGTCCCAGATACGGTAGGAAAGCAAAGAGAACCGTGAAAACCATTGAAGAAAACATGAAAAAGAACCACACTTGCCCACAGTGTGATCGACCTGGAGTTAAAAGGGTTGCTGCAGGAATATGGAAATGCCGAAAATGTGGTGCAGTCTTCACTGGCGGAGCATACCTACCAAACACTCCCATGGGCAAAACTGCCTCAAGAAATATAAAAAGGATTGTTGGAGGTTTATAATTGTACAAATGTGCCAAATGTGATACACTTGTAGACATTAGAGGATACACAGAATCTAAATGTCCCAGTTGCCGCTACCGAATACTCTTCAAAGAAGTTCCTGAGGTTCGGCGAGTTGTTAAAGCCCGTTAGACTCGTTGTTCTGATATATTACGGATGTCAAGATATATTTGGTTTTAAATAAATCTTAAATTCCAATAAAATATTAGATTTATGTTAGTAACCACTTCCCGAAAGCCATCCCAAAGAACAAGAACATTTTGCCGCGGATTAGAACGAGTATCAAAAACACGTTGTGTTAACCGGGGAAAAATGAGTCTTCGAGATGTCTTTTTAAAATCCCGTGAATTAGGAACTAATCTGGTTGCGGTGATATCGGAAAAAAATGGAAATCCCAATGGGATGGAAATATATGAGGATGGTGTGCTATTCGCTACACTTAAACTAGCTGCAGATCTCTCCCTTCCTAAAGGAAGGATTAAAAAGGACGAAACACGTCTTCGATGTGAAGTGGATGAATTAAAAGGTCTTGCATCTAAGATATTTGAAATTCCATTGGAAAATTCCGAAGAATCAAAATGCAATTTTTTGTGGATCAAAACTCACCAAAGGAAATCAACTCCAGTGATGGAGTTCTTTGATAGGGATGGTAAGCCCACCATGCCACGCATCCACATATACGAGTGTAAATTACATGATGAAGCAGACGAAAACACTAAAACAAGTCGAAGCTCAGATTGAAATTGAATTTGACTCTAAAAAAGAAGCTGAAATTGTTTTAACTGCTATAAAACCAGAAATTAGTGATTCACCCTCAAGTAGAACCATTACTGAAGTTAAATCTATAGATAAGATTTTAAACATCGATATCAAGGCACAAGATTCTCCTTCCTTTAGAGCAGCACTTAATTCTTACTTCCGGTGGATTATGCTCTCACAGGAAGTTTTCAAATTGAGTAAATAACCATTCACATGAATTTGAATTAAAAAAAATTTACTGACATTACGATTAGAATATGAGGTGACAAATATGGAAATGCCCCAAAACATTCAACATCAACTAGCCCAGTTCCAACAAATGCAACAACAAGCACAAGCAATAACCATGCAGAAACAGAGTGTGGATTTGCAGATAAGAGAAACAGAAAAAGCCCTTGAAGAATTGGAAAAAGTAGAAGAAAATGCCGAAGTTTACAAAACTGCAGGAAATTTACTTATTAAGATGGGTAAAGTTGAACTAACTGAAGAATTGACCGAAAAACTTGAAACCCTGAAACTCCGGGAAAAAACAGTAGCCCGACAAGAAGAAAGGGTCATGTCACGTTTAAAGGAAATGCAGGAATCTTTACAGGAAGCAATGCAAATGCAGCCTGGTATGGGAAACTAAATTTGGTTCCTGTACCCTTAAATTTCCTATAGTTTATTCCTATTTCCCAAGGGTGAAGAGGTTAAAATTTTGAAGAAATTAACTGATTCTGAAATGGAGAGCCTCTCTGAAGCTGCGGCAGTAGCCGCAGAAAACCACATTTTTTCTAAGGTATCCAAGAAAGAAGTACTTGACCTAGAATTAAGAGTCGAATTCAACCAAGACAATGGTCTTGATGTTGATGTAGAAGTTGAACTCTTGCTGGATGAGCTTTGTACTGCAGAAGGAAACTTGGCTGATGAAGCAGCCCAAGTAGCTTTGGATGAAATTGATAAACAGCTCGAATAACTATCTAAATATTTTTAAACTCTCTTTTTTATCAAAACACATCATTGCCCATAATCCAATGTAAACAAGTTAATCTACGATTTTCCATGTTTTCGTTGGTAATAATCACCGAAAAAATTATGAGTGGAACATCAACTGTTTATATAATGGAAAAAAATCTCTCGAAATCACATTTTCTTATGAGTACTAACCTTAACCTCATCATCCATTTTTAAATTATTTTTATATTCTACCAGTTCAATTTTGCAACCTGGTCCAATAGTGACATTGTTTCCTCTTACGGTTTTGGCAATAGTATTTTCAAGGTATACGTTGTCTCCTTCAATTAAATTACATGATAGCTCATTTTTACCTTCTGCAATTATCATGTTTTTTATTCCTAATAAACTCAGTTTACTGTTCCTGGTTATTCTTATTTCGGATCCACCTATTTCATTTACTTCACTGGGCCAGTACAAGTTCATTTTCATCGTGTCTGCGTTGATCATTCCATCAACTATAAAACCTCCTTCTATGTTGAGAATTTCGGCATTTAAGTTGCCACCAGTCATGATACTGCCTTGTATTTCGGCTTCATCGGCACATAACTCATCACCAACTTCGATTTCACCCTGAACTTTCAATTTTCGGGAGTTTAAATAGCCATCAACAATCGTTTCACCCTTTATACTCACATAATTGGTTGTTTTCACATTACCATCCAGATTGCCTTCTCCGTAAATTTTTAGGCTATAACATTTCACATTTCCACGGATTATGCCTTCACCCATTATGCTTATTTTGTCAAATGTTCCACCGTTTGAAATTCCTGAACCGTAGATTTTTAGGTCATTTCTTTCATTATTTCTCATGATAATCCTCCTATTATCTTGAAACTTATTGGATTATACTTATGTCCTGTTAAAAGCATTTTTTTTTAATCCTCTTTCCAGTTGAATGTAGCTGCTCCTAAACCAAAGAGTACCATCCCAATAACGGCAATTATGGCCAAGTCAGTTGCTGCATCCCCACTATTTCCAGTTATCATGGAACTCCTAAGACCATCACAAAGGTAGGTTAAAGGGGATATTTTGGCAAGGTACTGCAGGAACCAAGGCATGTTTTCCACGGGTATAAAGGTTCCTGAGACAAACATCAATGGGAAAGTGATGACACCTACAGCGTTCATGGCTGATTCCTCATTTTTTACAAAATTGGCAACAAGAATTCCAAATCCTGCAAAAAGTGCAGTTCCAATGATTACTAGTAGTAAACTCACCACATTAATTTGGGGGTTTATATTAAATGCTAAAGATGCTAAAAATAGGGACACAGCCAGTGATAAAATCACCAGGACCGTCCAAGTGATAATTCTGGATGCAATCCATTCTTTACTGGTTAAAGGTGTTGTTGAAAGTTTCTTGAACACTCCAATACTACGTAACCTGGCAACAGTCCCCACAGACATATTTGCCGCAGCAGACATGATGGTAATGGCTAATATTCCTGGAAGCAGAAAGTTAAAATAATTCATACCAGATGTGACAGCTTCTTGAGAGTTCACAGTGATAACTTCAGAGGCACCTGACCTTTTCATGTTGAAA is a window from the Methanobacterium sp. genome containing:
- the rpl37A gene encoding 50S ribosomal protein L37Ae is translated as MARTNKVGVTGRFGPRYGRKAKRTVKTIEENMKKNHTCPQCDRPGVKRVAAGIWKCRKCGAVFTGGAYLPNTPMGKTASRNIKRIVGGL
- a CDS encoding prefoldin subunit beta, producing MEMPQNIQHQLAQFQQMQQQAQAITMQKQSVDLQIRETEKALEELEKVEENAEVYKTAGNLLIKMGKVELTEELTEKLETLKLREKTVARQEERVMSRLKEMQESLQEAMQMQPGMGN
- a CDS encoding polymer-forming cytoskeletal protein, whose amino-acid sequence is MRNNERNDLKIYGSGISNGGTFDKISIMGEGIIRGNVKCYSLKIYGEGNLDGNVKTTNYVSIKGETIVDGYLNSRKLKVQGEIEVGDELCADEAEIQGSIMTGGNLNAEILNIEGGFIVDGMINADTMKMNLYWPSEVNEIGGSEIRITRNSKLSLLGIKNMIIAEGKNELSCNLIEGDNVYLENTIAKTVRGNNVTIGPGCKIELVEYKNNLKMDDEVKVSTHKKM
- a CDS encoding exosome complex exonuclease Rrp41, whose product is MILTSKLIGNSNKGSLITSGTKKRPDGRAFDEMRPLKIEAGVLERADGSAYLEIGDNKVLAAVYGPRELHVRRLLKPNMAILRCRYNMAPFSVEDRKRPGPDRRSVEISKITTEALNPSVFLEKFPRSTIDIFIEVLQAEGGTRCAGITAASVALADAGIPMKDMVAACAAGKSDGQVIMDLSEWEDKEGEADLPIALMPRTGDITLLQMDGHLTSDEFQEALDLAIKGCQIISEEQKNAIKNRYGD
- a CDS encoding Brix domain-containing protein — protein: MLVTTSRKPSQRTRTFCRGLERVSKTRCVNRGKMSLRDVFLKSRELGTNLVAVISEKNGNPNGMEIYEDGVLFATLKLAADLSLPKGRIKKDETRLRCEVDELKGLASKIFEIPLENSEESKCNFLWIKTHQRKSTPVMEFFDRDGKPTMPRIHIYECKLHDEADENTKTSRSSD
- a CDS encoding exosome complex protein Rrp42 produces the protein MVQSIVPQIIKESVVNLIQKGERADGRGLDQYREISLETGIIKKAEGSARVKIGNTQIVVGAKPQIGEPFPDTPNVGVLITNSELLPMAAPNFEAGPPNETSVELARVTDRCIREGEVLDLEKLVIIPGKKAWMIFLDLHIVDYDGNLIDAAVLGSLAALLNTKIPSTTIEGDEVVIDYEKMVPIPIKEQPLMCTLAKIGGELVADPSLEEDDVLDARISVGLRADGSICAMQKGGSAPLTREEILKSIEIAQEKTKELRKSIPKA
- a CDS encoding DNA-directed RNA polymerase subunit P, yielding MYKCAKCDTLVDIRGYTESKCPSCRYRILFKEVPEVRRVVKAR
- a CDS encoding DUF3194 domain-containing protein yields the protein MKKLTDSEMESLSEAAAVAAENHIFSKVSKKEVLDLELRVEFNQDNGLDVDVEVELLLDELCTAEGNLADEAAQVALDEIDKQLE
- a CDS encoding ABC transporter permease, with the translated sequence MSKITTDIKYSLKETFRDRINIFWMFIFPIVLFLLFGYIFGGQSDSITLYYQDNDGSTISNTFIQSLGSTGALHLKDGSNMDLEKMLKEGKISTYLVIPGNFGQVIQQSSGSSNAEVNVFYDKSKPASMAVVSVIQQVANGFNMKRSGASEVITVNSQEAVTSGMNYFNFLLPGILAITIMSAAANMSVGTVARLRSIGVFKKLSTTPLTSKEWIASRIITWTVLVILSLAVSLFLASLAFNINPQINVVSLLLVIIGTALFAGFGILVANFVKNEESAMNAVGVITFPLMFVSGTFIPVENMPWFLQYLAKISPLTYLCDGLRSSMITGNSGDAATDLAIIAVIGMVLFGLGAATFNWKED